In a genomic window of Coregonus clupeaformis isolate EN_2021a chromosome 27, ASM2061545v1, whole genome shotgun sequence:
- the LOC121541736 gene encoding BCL2/adenovirus E1B 19 kDa protein-interacting protein 3-like: MQATLHTGKMSEAAAVSDNNGLNGSWVELEMNKAAAATVAGLSQSASAVGQALGLLPLPQVEEEVEAMVGGLEHVPSSSSIHNGDMERILLDAQHESSRSNSSCDSPPRPHSPQEDDHDGQIIFDVDVSSSRDSQSEEDALEKERDMDILMKDSDWVADWSSRPENIPPKEFHFRHPRRSDTLSMRNTGVMKKGGVFSSEFLKVFIPSLLLSHILVLGLGVYIGKRLTTPPTSSF, from the exons GGTCCTGGGTGGAATTGGAGATGAACAAAGCTGCAGCCGCGACTGTGGCGGGGTTGTCCCAGTCTGCCTCTGCCGTGGGCCAGGCTCTGGGGCTGCtccccctgcctcaggtggaggaggaggtggaggccaTGGTGGGGGGCCTGGAGCACGTGCCCTCCTCATCCTCCATCCAtaacggagacatggagaggatTCTACTGGACGCTCAGCATGAGTCCAGCCGCAGCAACTCTTCCTGTGACAG TCCTCCCCGGCCTCATAGTCCCCAGGAGGATGATCATGATGGACAGATCATATTTGATGTGGACGTGAGCAGCAGCAGAGACAGCCAA TCAGAGGAGGATGCcctggagaaggagagggacatGGATATCCTCATGAAGGACTCAGACTGGGTAGCAGACTGGTCCAGTCGGCCCGAGAACATTCCCCCTAA GGAGTTCCATTTCCGCCACCCCCGGCGTTCAGATACACTCAGCATGAGAAATACAGGGGTGATGAAGAAAGGAGGCGTCTTCTCTTCAGAGTTCCTCAAAGTGTTCATCCCCTCGCTGTTACTGTCACAcatcctggtcctggggctggG gGTGTACATTGGGAAGAGGTTGACCACGCCCCCTACGAGCTCTTTCTGA